From the Prunus dulcis chromosome 4, ALMONDv2, whole genome shotgun sequence genome, one window contains:
- the LOC117626349 gene encoding receptor-like protein 3 → MAYGFLLFLFFSSIMSTHIHACNQTDRSSLMSFILTLSSLSFNWTSDNCCQWKGIACDQDSRVTHLLLPSKGLEGGMFPSSLANLTHLTHLNLSHNSLFGSLDTQFFVTLNRLEILDLSYNLLSGELPFSLPSSNIQKLDFSSNHFHGAIPSSFFHHASKLTSFNVSNNTFTGYIPSSICLKHSSPFLRLLDFSSNEFSGNLAPGLGDCSELLVFRAGRNNLSGLLPEDIYNATKLEEISLPLSSLYGAISDKIVNLTNLAILNLFFNHLGSKLPLNFGKLSKLKYVNLDFNYLEGSLPPSLMNCTNLVELHVQSNNLEGDISILDFSRLSQLTKLDIRLNNFTGTFPISLYSCRSLKAIRLSSNRLEGQIQVDILSLKSLSFLSLGFNRFTNITGAMKILMSCKSLHTLLLTGSFKGEGMPGDDDMADIEGFQNLRALSFAECQLTGQIPIWLSKLNKLEILLLGSNQITGPIPSWLGALPRLYHVSLRKNQISGEFPKQLCRLPRLVSEASQDDTSYEFELPFFLGPIIANPNYYLSSKLSSYPAMIDLSENNIGGEIPNEISQLQRLRMLRLGHNNFSGIIPDQISNLKNLEVLNLSMNHLSGIIPSSLESLNFLKEFNVSYNNLQGPIPTSTQLQSFDDSAFEGNPNLCGPPLPNECGRPNKVIDEDNNNNNKDEGNGHQLPWFYISSVVLGFTVGFWGVFGYLIFNKRWRYA, encoded by the coding sequence ATGGCATATggcttccttctcttcttatttttctcttccattATGTCCACACATATTCATGCATGCAACCAAACTGATCGCAGCTCTCTCATGTCCTTTATCCTAACTTTATCTTCTCTTTCCTTCAATTGGACCTCTGATAATTGTTGTCAATGGAAGGGCATCGCCTGTGATCAAGATAGTAGGGTCACCCATTTGCTCCTACCCTCCAAAGGGCTGGAAGGAGGTATGTTTCCCTCATCACTTGCAAATCTCACACATCTCACCCACTTGAATCTCTCGCATAATTCACTTTTTGGTTCACTTGACACTCAATTCTTTGTGACCTTGAATCGTCTTGAGATCCTTGATTTGAGCTATAACCTTCTTTCTGGAGAGCTACCATTTTCTCTACCATCCAGCAATATCCAGAAACTAGACTTCTCTAGCAATCACTTCCATGGTGCAATTCCATCTTCATTCTTCCACCACGCTAGCAAATTGACTAGTTTCAATGTCAGCAACAATACCTTCACAGGGTATATCCCATCCTCAATTTGTCTCAAACATTCTTCTCCCTTCCTTAggctattggatttttcttcCAATGAATTCAGTGGCAACCTTGCTCCTGGACTAGGGGACTGTTCCGAACTGCTGGTTTTTCGGGCTGGTCGCAATAACCTCTCAGGACTACTCCCAGAAGATATCTATAATGCTACTAAACTTGAAGAAATTTCATTACCTCTCAGTTCGCTATATGGAGCCATTAGTGATAAAATTgtcaacctcaccaaccttGCAATCCTCAACCTCTTCTTCAATCATCTTGgcagcaagcttcctctcaaTTTTGGGAAGCTCTCCAAGTTGAAATATGTGAACCTTGATTTCAACTATTTAGAAGGTTCTTTGCCCCCATCTTTGATGAATTGTACAAACCTTGTAGAACTACATGTGCAATCCAACAACTTGGAAGGAGATATCTCCATTCTTGATTTCTCCAGACTTAGTCAACTTACTAAACTTGACATAAGACTCAATAACTTCACTGGTACGTTCCCAATAAGTCTATACTCATGTCGGTCCCTAAAAGCCATTCGATTGAGCAGCAATCGTCTAGAGGGACAAATACAAGTTGATATTCTTTCATTGAAATCTTTGTCCTTCCTCTCGCTTGGGTTCAATCGATTCACCAACATCACAGGGGCAATGAAGATATTAATGAGTTGCAAAAGTCTTCACACACTCCTACTCACTGGTTCCTTTAAAGGTGAGGGAATGCCAGGTGATGATGACATGGCTGACATTGAGGGATTCCAAAATCTTCGAGCATTGAGTTTCGCTGAATGCCAGCTCACGGGTCAAATACCTATATGGTTGTCAAAGCTCAACAAGCTAGAGATCTTGCTTCTGGGTAGTAATCAAATCACAGGGCCAATTCCAAGCTGGTTAGGGGCTCTTCCTAGACTGTATCATGTAAGCTTGCGAAAGAACCAAATTTCTGGTGAATTTCCAAAGCAACTTTGCAGACTACCAAGGTTGGTTTCCGAAGCATCTCAAGACGACACTAGCTATGAATTTGAATTGCCTTTCTTCTTGGGCCCTATAATCGCAAACCCAAATTATTATCTATCGTCGAAATTGTCTTCCTATCCAGCAATGATAGACCTATCTGAAAATAACATTGGTGGTGAGATACCTAATGAGATCAGCCAACTACAGCGTCTCCGCATGTTGCGTCTTGGCCACAACAACTTCTCCGGCATCATTCCAGACCAAATATctaatctaaaaaatttagaggTTTTGAACCTCTCAATGAATCACTTGTCTGGAATAATCCCATCGTCATTGGAGAgccttaattttttgaaagaatttaATGTCTCATACAATAATCTCCAAGGACCAATACCAACAAGCACCCAGCTCCAAAGCTTCGATGATTCTGCCTTTGAGGGTAATCCCAATCTTTGTGGTCCCCCACTTCCAAATGAGTGTGGTCGACCAAATAAGGTCATTGATGaagataataataacaacaacaaagatGAGGGGAATGGGCATCAACTTCCATGGTTTTACATTTCTTCTGTTGTGCTAGGGTTTACAGTGGGATTTTGGGGAGTTTTTggttatttaatttttaacaagaGATGGAGGTATGCATAG
- the LOC117625312 gene encoding receptor-like protein 3, whose protein sequence is MAHSFLLFLLFSYIISTNIHACKQTERSSLISFASTLSSPPLNWISIDCCCWKGITCNQDGWVTHLLLPFKGIKGGISPSLGNLTHLTHLNLSHNSLYGSLETQFFLSLNRLEFLDLSYNLLSGELPFSLLSSNIRTVDLSSNHFHGSIPSSIFQRASNLTSFNVSNNTFTGYVPSSICLHSSPFVRLLDFSSNEFSGNLALGLGECSKLEVFRAGHNNLSGLLPEDIYNATTLEEIAIPLNSLRGAISEKIVNLTNLAILDLYINELSSELPFNLGKLSKLKFVNLDFNNLEGALPPSLMNCTNLIELHLGFNNLEGDISMLDFYRLSQLTKLDLRVNSFTGTLPTSLYSCRSLKAIGLTRNHLEGQIQAEILSLKSLSFLSLGYNRFTNLTGAMKILMSSESLHTLLLTGSFVGEGMPSDDDMVDFDGFQNLWMLSLAYCDLTGQIPVWLSKLKNLELLSLNFNQITGRIPSWLGTLPRLFYINLSYNRISGEFPKQLCRLPSLVYGPVASQVDQYEFELPLFKITGRRQTYPPRRLSYFPGLIDLSHNNIYGDIPTEISQLQLLRELYLNSNNFAGVIPDQISNLKDLEVLNLSMNHLSGKIPSSLVSLNFLKRFDVSCNNLQGPIPTSTQIQSFNTSSFEGNPKLCGAPLPNKCGPNKGIDEDNKNNKDSDNWLHQLPWFYIFAALGFIVGFWGVCGSLVINKTWRYTYFQFIDTMNRRLRG, encoded by the coding sequence ATGGCTCAtagcttccttctcttcctcttattCTCTTACATTATATCTACAAATATTCATGCCTGCAAACAAACTGAACGAAGCTCCCTCATATCCTTTGCCTCCACTCTATCTTCTCCTCCTTTAAATTGGATATCCATTGATTGCTGTTGTTGGAAGGGCATCACTTGTAATCAAGATGGTTGGGTCACCCATTTGCTCTTGCCTTTCAAAGGGATCAAAGGAGGTATCTCTCCTTCACTTGGAAATCTCACACATCTCACCCACTTGAACCTTTCCCACAATTCACTATATGGTTCACTTGAAACTCAGTTCTTCTTGTCTTTGAATCGACTCGAGTTCCTTGACTTGAGCTATAATCTTCTTTCTGGAGAGCTACCATTTTCTCTACTATCCAGCAATATACGGACAGTCGATTTGTCCAGTAATCACTTTCATGGTTCAATTCCATCTTCAATCTTCCAACGAGCAAGCAACTTGACTAGTTTCAATGTCAGCAACAATACTTTCACAGGGTATGTCCCATCCTCTATTTGTCTCCATTCTTCTCCCTTTGTTAggctattggatttttcttcCAATGAATTCAGTGGCAACCTTGCTCTTGGGCTAGGGGAGTGTTCCAAACTTGAGGTTTTTCGTGCTGGTCACAATAACCTTTCAGGTTTACTTCCAGAAGATATCTATAATGCTACCACACTTGAAGAAATTGCAATACCTCTCAATTCACTACGTGGAGCCATTAGTGAAAAAATTgtcaacctcaccaaccttGCAATCCTTGACCTCTACATTAATGAATTGAGCAGCGAGCTTCCTTTCAATTTGGGGAAGCTCTCCAAGTTGAAGTTTGTGAACCTTGATTTCAACAATTTAGAAGGTGCTTTGCCCCCATCTTTGATGAATTGCACAAACCTTATAGAACTACATTTGGGATTCAACAACTTGGAAGGAGATATCTCCATGCTTGATTTCTACAGACTTAGTCAACTCACAAAACTTGACTTAAGGGTGAATAGCTTCACTGGTACGTTGCCAACAAGCCTTTACTCATGTAGGTCCCTAAAAGCCATTGGATTGACAAGAAATCATCTAGAAGGACAAATACAAGCCGAGATTCTTTCATTGAAATCCTTATCCTTCCTCTCGCTTGGTTACAATCGATTCACCAACCTCACAGGGGCAATGAAGATATTAATGAGTAGCGAAAGTCTTCACACACTCTTGCTTACTGGTTCCTTCGTAGGTGAGGGAATGCCTTCTGATGATGACATGGTTGATTTTGATGGATTccaaaatctttggatgtTGAGTTTGGCCTATTGTGACCTCACTGGTCAAATACCTGTGTGGTTATCAAAGCTAAAAAATCTAGAGCTCTTGAGTCTAAATTTTAATCAAATCACAGGGCGAATTCCAAGTTGGCTAGGAACTCTTCCTAGACTGTTTTATATCAACTTGTCATACAATCGAATTTCAGGTGAATTTCCAAAGCAACTTTGTAGACTACCAAGTTTGGTTTATGGACCTGTTGCATCTCAAGTAGACCaatatgaatttgaattgCCTCTCTTCAAAATCACAGGTAGACGACAAACTTATCCACCGCGCAGATTGTCTTACTTTCCAGGATTGATAGACCTATCTCACAATAACATTTATGGAGATATACCTACTGAGATCAGCCAATTACAGCTTCTCCGCGAATTGTATCTTAACTCCAACAACTTCGCCGGCGTCATTCCAGACCAAATATCTAACCTAAAAGATTTAGAGGTTTTGAACCTCTCCATGAATCATTTGTCTGGAAAAATCCCATCGTCTTTGGTGAgccttaattttttgaaaaggtTTGATGTCTCATGCAATAATCTCCAAGGACCAATACCAACAAGCACGCAAATCCAAAGCTTCAACACTTCTTCCTTTGAGGGGAATCCAAAACTTTGTGGTGCTCCGCTTCCAAACAAGTGCGGACCAAATAAGGGCATTGATGAAGataacaagaacaacaaagacAGTGACAATTGGCTTCATCAACTTCCATGGTTTTATATTTTCGCTGCATTGGGATTCATCGTGGGATTTTGGGGAGTCTGTGGTTCTTTAGTTATTAACAAGACATGGAGATACACATATTTTCAATTCATCGACACGATGAACAGAAGGCTTAGAGGCTAA